In Fibrobacter sp. UWH6, the genomic stretch TCCGCCTTCATTTTCTTTTCGGACTCGGAATCACCTTCGCAATTACCGGATTTTTCGTCGCAGAATTCAGCATTCATTACAACACGAAGCAAAGAATCATTGCCAGTCTTCCAGGCACGCATCATTTGCGCCACCATAGAATCCAGCCCCGCAATTTCACGCAGGGTTGTCTTCAGATAGTAAACGCCCGCGGAATCCGACTGCGATTCATCGGAATCTTTCCCCGTTCCAGAAAGGGCACTCACCTGATCCTCGGCAGTTTCCAAGCCCACAATGGCCTTCCCATCGGTAGCGGCACGGTCCATCAGAACGACGTCAATTCCGTATTCCGCCTGGATGCCAGCCCGCTGAATGGCAACGGCGCTTAAAGTCGTGGCCGCAAACCAGGGGCGCAAACGCTGCAAGGCCATCACAGGAAAGTTCCAGGCCGCGCACAGGCTGTCCAGGGAATTCCAGACATTACGGGGCAGCACAGAATTCAAGGTCACCCCCGCAGGCAGCAAGCCGTCCTGCATCATCTTCGACGAAACTTCGTTGCTGGTGGAATCGTCATTCAGATTAATTTCTACCGCCAGTTCCTCTGAAGCGACAAAGGCCGTTTCAATCACGGAATCCAGCGGATAAAAAGTCGAGTCCGCAAAATGAACGCTACCCAAAACCCACACGCTGGAATTTTCGTCGGAAACTTTCCAGAAGAAATGCTTCTCCCCGGCAGGCTCCTCAATTCCCTTTAGAGCCGGCGAAACGGAACTTTCTGCAGGAACTTCAGCGGACACCTCTGGGGCCTTGTTCCCGGCGCACCCCGCCAGAATAAATAAGCAGCCCAGAATAACGCACTTCAAAAAATTTGCATTCCCCATAAGCTATTCCCCCTTTGTCCAGTCCAGCAAGCCCCCGGCTCGCGCCCCTTCCCAATTTTCTACAGAAACGCTACGGTCCCCAACGACCATCACGCGCTGGCAATATTTTTCTGCAAAATCCAGGGAATGGGTCGACACCAAAATTCCCACGCCACGTTCTGCCGCAATAGTGCGCAGAGTCCTAAAAAGCTGATGGCTCCAGGGAATATCCAAAAACGCGTTAGGCTCATCCAACAACAAGACCTTCACCTGTTGGGCCAGGGCCATAGCCAAATACACGCGGCTCCGTTCGCCATCGCTCAGTTCGCAAACATAGCGGTTCCCAAAACCGGAAAGTTCCAAAAGTTCCAGGGATTCATCCACAATCTTCACGTCCTCGGCAGTACGGCCATCC encodes the following:
- a CDS encoding TraB/GumN family protein, with translation MGNANFLKCVILGCLFILAGCAGNKAPEVSAEVPAESSVSPALKGIEEPAGEKHFFWKVSDENSSVWVLGSVHFADSTFYPLDSVIETAFVASEELAVEINLNDDSTSNEVSSKMMQDGLLPAGVTLNSVLPRNVWNSLDSLCAAWNFPVMALQRLRPWFAATTLSAVAIQRAGIQAEYGIDVVLMDRAATDGKAIVGLETAEDQVSALSGTGKDSDESQSDSAGVYYLKTTLREIAGLDSMVAQMMRAWKTGNDSLLRVVMNAEFCDEKSGNCEGDSESEKKMKADLEERIYTSRNAKMAGSIAQFLEEDRNVFVVIGAAHLALDEDNVIELLRRKGFRIQRF
- a CDS encoding ABC transporter ATP-binding protein; this translates as MAELLKCENLCFGYGGSGFAAPLNFELQPGEVVALMGRNGSGKSTLLKTLCGRIPALGGTIKVCGTCLKSLKTMDLAKLIAYISISKAAPDRMTVREFVGLGRMPYSGFLDGRTAEDVKIVDESLELLELSGFGNRYVCELSDGERSRVYLAMALAQQVKVLLLDEPNAFLDIPWSHQLFRTLRTIAAERGVGILVSTHSLDFAEKYCQRVMVVGDRSVSVENWEGARAGGLLDWTKGE